A stretch of Paenibacillus peoriae DNA encodes these proteins:
- a CDS encoding pseudouridine synthase, whose protein sequence is MRINKYISETGFCSRRETNRLIAAGRITINGIVCEAGAEVEPQDIVLIDGEVIPYNSSEPVYLALNKPIGIVCTAAEQVAGNIISYVNYPSRIFAIGRLDKASEGLILLTNDGSIVNQMMRSEHGHEKEYVVTVDKPVTNEFTQAMSCGVEILNVITKPCKVDRTSEYEFRIILTQGLNLQIRRMCKALGYRVLKLERVRIMNITLDHLERGQWRHLEREELELLLAKLQ, encoded by the coding sequence CGTCGGGAAACCAACAGACTGATTGCAGCAGGACGAATTACGATTAATGGCATTGTCTGTGAAGCGGGCGCGGAAGTAGAGCCACAGGATATCGTGCTGATTGATGGGGAAGTTATTCCGTATAATTCCAGTGAACCTGTATATTTGGCTCTGAATAAGCCTATAGGCATTGTTTGTACCGCAGCAGAACAGGTTGCTGGTAATATTATTAGTTATGTTAACTACCCTTCGCGGATTTTTGCCATTGGCAGGCTGGACAAAGCGTCAGAGGGACTCATTCTATTAACCAACGATGGAAGCATTGTCAATCAAATGATGCGTTCCGAGCATGGTCATGAGAAGGAATATGTAGTAACTGTAGACAAACCTGTTACAAACGAGTTTACGCAGGCTATGTCTTGTGGCGTTGAAATATTGAACGTTATTACCAAACCGTGCAAGGTTGATCGTACAAGCGAATACGAGTTCCGCATTATTTTGACGCAGGGTCTGAACTTGCAAATTCGCAGAATGTGTAAGGCCTTGGGGTACAGGGTGCTCAAGTTGGAACGTGTTCGAATTATGAATATTACCTTGGATCATCTGGAACGTGGGCAATGGAGACATCTTGAGAGGGAGGAACTGGAGTTGCTTCTTGCTAAATTGCAATAA